In Lysobacter luteus, a single window of DNA contains:
- the trmB gene encoding tRNA (guanosine(46)-N7)-methyltransferase TrmB translates to MGDSEHPSGRTAPPKPFTVTQGHRQVRSFVLRQGRFTPAQQRAFDQQWARYGIDYEGQPRDYDAIFGRSVPRVLEIGFGNGEALRFAAQHDKARDLIGIEVHAPGVGRLLNALAADDAANVRVYHHDAVEVLDNEVADASLDEVRIYFPDPWHKKRHNKRRLVQPAFAALLVRKLAPGGRLHLATDWQDYAEQMWDVLDATAGIANRAGPRGSVPRPEWRPQTHFETRGQKLGHGVWDLLYDKPSATAPQESPTQDE, encoded by the coding sequence ATGGGCGACAGCGAACACCCGTCCGGCAGGACCGCTCCGCCCAAGCCGTTCACCGTCACCCAGGGCCACCGCCAGGTGCGCAGCTTCGTGCTGCGCCAGGGCCGGTTCACCCCGGCGCAGCAGCGCGCATTCGACCAGCAATGGGCGCGCTACGGCATCGACTACGAGGGCCAGCCGCGCGATTACGACGCGATCTTCGGCCGCAGTGTGCCGCGCGTGCTGGAGATCGGGTTCGGCAACGGCGAGGCGCTGCGCTTCGCCGCGCAGCACGACAAGGCGCGCGACCTGATCGGTATCGAGGTGCACGCCCCCGGCGTCGGCCGTCTGCTCAACGCACTGGCCGCCGACGACGCCGCCAACGTGCGGGTCTACCACCACGACGCGGTCGAGGTGCTCGACAACGAGGTCGCCGACGCCAGCCTCGACGAGGTCCGCATCTACTTCCCGGATCCATGGCACAAGAAGCGGCACAACAAGCGCCGGCTGGTCCAGCCCGCGTTCGCCGCGCTGCTGGTGCGCAAGCTCGCGCCCGGCGGGCGCTTGCACCTCGCCACCGATTGGCAGGACTATGCCGAGCAGATGTGGGATGTGCTCGACGCAACCGCAGGCATCGCAAACCGCGCCGGTCCGCGCGGTTCGGTACCGCGGCCGGAATGGCGCCCGCAGACGCATTTCGAGACGCGCGGCCAGAAACTGGGCCACGGTGTCTGGGACCTGCTGTACGACAAGCCGTCCGCGACCGCTCCCCAGGAGTCGCCGACCCAAGACGA
- a CDS encoding thiazole synthase: protein MTNAPNDSLVIAGKTYASRLLTGTGKFRDLDETRRATEAAGAEIVTVAIRRSNIGQNPGEPNLLDVLPPDRFTILPNTAGCYTADDAVRTCRLARELLDGHNLVKLEVLGDQRTLYPDVVQTLAAAETLVADGFDVMVYTSDDPLLARRLEEIGCVAVMPLAAPIGSGLGIQNKWNLIEIVENAKVPIIVDAGVGTASDAAIAMELGCDGVLMNTAIAGAKDPVLMAHAMKLAVEAGRAAFRAGRIPRKRFASASSPVDGLIG from the coding sequence ATGACCAACGCTCCCAACGATTCCCTCGTCATCGCGGGCAAGACCTACGCCTCGCGCCTGCTCACCGGCACCGGCAAGTTCAGGGACCTGGACGAAACCCGCCGCGCCACCGAGGCCGCCGGCGCGGAGATCGTCACCGTCGCGATCCGCCGCAGCAACATCGGCCAGAACCCCGGCGAGCCGAACCTGCTCGACGTGCTGCCGCCGGACCGGTTCACCATCCTGCCCAACACCGCCGGCTGCTACACCGCCGACGACGCCGTGCGCACGTGCCGGCTCGCGCGCGAACTGCTGGACGGCCACAACCTGGTCAAGCTCGAGGTACTCGGCGACCAGCGCACGCTGTACCCCGATGTGGTGCAGACCCTGGCAGCCGCCGAGACCCTGGTGGCCGACGGCTTCGACGTGATGGTCTACACCTCCGACGACCCGCTGCTGGCCAGGCGGCTGGAGGAGATCGGCTGCGTCGCGGTGATGCCGCTGGCCGCGCCGATCGGCTCCGGGCTGGGCATCCAGAACAAGTGGAACCTGATCGAGATCGTCGAGAACGCCAAGGTGCCGATCATCGTCGACGCCGGCGTCGGCACCGCCTCCGACGCGGCCATCGCGATGGAGCTGGGCTGCGACGGGGTGCTGATGAACACCGCGATCGCCGGCGCGAAGGACCCGGTCCTGATGGCGCACGCGATGAAGCTGGCGGTCGAGGCCGGCCGCGCCGCCTTCCGTGCAGGCCGCATCCCGCGCAAGCGCTTCGCCAGCGCGTCCAGCCCGGTGGACGGCCTGATCGGCTGA
- the thiS gene encoding sulfur carrier protein ThiS — MDITLNGEPRTFPTPLTVTALLVAEHLAERRVAVEVNGAIVPRSRHGEHALADGDRVEIVHALGGG; from the coding sequence ATGGACATCACCCTCAATGGCGAACCCCGCACCTTCCCGACCCCGCTGACCGTCACCGCCCTGCTCGTGGCCGAGCACTTGGCCGAGCGCCGGGTCGCGGTGGAGGTCAACGGCGCGATCGTCCCCCGCAGCCGCCACGGGGAGCACGCGCTGGCCGATGGCGACCGGGTCGAGATCGTGCACGCGCTCGGCGGTGGCTGA
- a CDS encoding autotransporter domain-containing protein: MKPARTLLAVALALAAAPAFAQVSPAANDSPYSQTVFFGDSLTDSGHFRPALVQVAGPQAAILGRFTTNPWLVWSEYLADFYGTGAASDNQGGSNYAVGGARAGEDSSATLAPGFTLPVPSMTTQVANYLAATGGVADPNALYTVWGGNNDVFAAVATAAAGGNPAPVIGAAVAAEVTAVGTLQAAGAQYVLVPTIPDIGLTPGFRAQGPAAQAAGTQLSAAYNDALFDAFAQAGLRVIPLDTFHLFQEVAADPAAFGFSNITGTACQPQITSQSLTCNPNTYVTPGATTSYAFADGVHPSGGAHEVIADYAVSVLEAPRQVAVLPNSAAMTGRARADRVAAQLAVPAGGEGARWWADVRGDFQRYDHGRVYDGAGPALTVGVDWRRGALTFGAFGGYGQQQHDWGNRGGSFDQSEASVGAYLAWMSEAGGWINAQASFSQLGFDIERNANLGQATRVHHADVDGDNMSVGLNAGWEFGDGAVRHGPVIGVLAQQIDIDGFAESEPALSTSLAYPEQTFDSMIASAGWQVRYDGGHFQPYARLTVDRELEDYPEQAFARLQSMPGTTDYAVPGVAFDDNYGSLMFGARTQLFGLDANLGSSLTVNQTGGHHATVFATVGSRF; this comes from the coding sequence ATGAAACCAGCCCGCACCCTACTCGCCGTCGCCCTTGCACTGGCGGCCGCACCGGCTTTCGCCCAGGTCAGCCCGGCAGCCAACGATTCGCCGTATTCGCAGACGGTGTTCTTCGGCGACAGCCTGACCGATTCGGGGCACTTCCGGCCGGCGCTGGTGCAGGTGGCCGGTCCGCAGGCGGCGATCCTGGGTCGGTTCACCACCAACCCGTGGCTGGTCTGGTCTGAATACCTGGCCGACTTCTACGGCACCGGCGCCGCCTCCGACAACCAGGGCGGTAGCAATTACGCGGTCGGTGGCGCGCGCGCCGGCGAGGACAGCTCGGCGACGCTGGCGCCCGGCTTCACGCTGCCGGTGCCGTCCATGACGACCCAGGTGGCCAACTACCTGGCCGCGACCGGCGGTGTCGCCGACCCGAACGCGCTTTACACGGTCTGGGGCGGCAACAACGATGTGTTTGCGGCGGTCGCGACGGCCGCGGCCGGTGGCAACCCGGCGCCGGTGATCGGCGCCGCGGTGGCGGCCGAGGTCACCGCGGTCGGCACGCTGCAGGCGGCCGGCGCGCAGTACGTGCTGGTGCCGACCATCCCCGACATCGGCCTGACCCCCGGCTTCCGTGCGCAAGGCCCGGCGGCGCAGGCGGCCGGCACCCAGCTGTCGGCCGCCTATAACGACGCATTGTTCGATGCTTTCGCCCAAGCCGGACTGCGGGTGATCCCGCTGGACACCTTCCATCTGTTCCAGGAAGTCGCGGCCGATCCGGCGGCGTTCGGTTTCAGCAACATCACCGGCACCGCGTGCCAGCCGCAGATCACCTCGCAGTCGCTGACGTGCAACCCCAACACCTATGTCACCCCCGGCGCCACCACCAGCTACGCGTTCGCCGACGGCGTGCACCCCTCCGGTGGCGCGCACGAGGTGATTGCCGACTACGCGGTGTCGGTGCTGGAAGCGCCACGCCAGGTGGCGGTCCTGCCGAACTCGGCGGCGATGACCGGCCGCGCGCGGGCGGACCGCGTCGCCGCGCAGCTGGCGGTGCCGGCCGGGGGCGAGGGCGCGCGCTGGTGGGCCGACGTGCGCGGCGACTTCCAGCGCTACGACCACGGCCGCGTGTACGACGGTGCCGGCCCGGCGCTGACCGTCGGCGTCGACTGGCGCCGTGGCGCGCTGACCTTCGGTGCATTCGGTGGCTACGGCCAGCAGCAGCATGACTGGGGCAACCGTGGCGGCAGTTTCGACCAGAGCGAGGCGAGCGTCGGCGCGTACCTGGCATGGATGTCCGAGGCGGGCGGCTGGATCAACGCGCAGGCCAGCTTCAGCCAGCTGGGCTTCGACATCGAGCGCAACGCCAACCTCGGCCAGGCGACCCGCGTGCACCACGCCGACGTCGACGGCGACAACATGAGCGTCGGCCTCAACGCCGGCTGGGAGTTCGGCGACGGCGCCGTCCGCCACGGCCCGGTGATCGGCGTGCTGGCCCAGCAGATCGACATCGACGGGTTTGCCGAGAGCGAACCGGCACTGTCTACCTCGCTGGCTTATCCGGAGCAGACCTTCGACTCGATGATCGCGAGCGCCGGTTGGCAGGTGCGTTACGACGGCGGCCACTTCCAGCCTTACGCGCGCCTGACCGTCGACCGGGAGCTCGAGGACTATCCGGAGCAGGCGTTCGCGCGGCTGCAGTCGATGCCCGGCACGACCGATTACGCGGTGCCCGGCGTGGCGTTCGACGACAACTACGGCAGCCTGATGTTCGGCGCGCGCACGCAGCTGTTCGGCCTGGACGCCAACCTTGGCAGCAGCCTCACGGTCAACCAGACCGGCGGACACCACGCGACGGTGTTCGCGACCGTCGGCAGCCGGTTCTGA
- a CDS encoding ATP-dependent zinc protease family protein, with protein sequence MSMPSKVVLGWREWVALPTLGVGAIRAKIDSGARSSALHVDDQWRFSERGAPWVGFRLTPAHAGEAIECTAPVVDERTVVDSGGHGTLRVFIRTTLRVAGVEREIDINLTRRHGMAFPMLLGRTAMVKAFTVDPARSFLHGRAGPPVRLHVVSPDPARPHP encoded by the coding sequence ATGTCGATGCCATCGAAAGTCGTGCTGGGCTGGCGCGAGTGGGTGGCGCTGCCCACGCTGGGCGTGGGGGCGATCCGCGCCAAGATCGACAGCGGGGCGCGCAGCTCGGCGCTGCACGTGGATGACCAGTGGCGCTTCAGCGAGCGCGGCGCCCCGTGGGTGGGATTCCGGCTGACCCCGGCGCATGCAGGGGAGGCGATCGAGTGCACGGCGCCGGTGGTCGACGAGCGCACCGTGGTCGACTCGGGCGGGCACGGCACCCTGAGGGTCTTCATCCGTACCACGTTGCGCGTGGCCGGGGTCGAGCGCGAGATCGACATCAACCTGACCCGGCGCCACGGCATGGCGTTCCCGATGCTGCTGGGCCGCACCGCGATGGTGAAAGCCTTCACGGTCGATCCGGCACGCTCGTTCCTGCACGGCCGCGCCGGACCTCCGGTGCGCCTCCACGTTGTTTCCCCCGACCCTGCCCGGCCGCACCCATGA
- the rimK gene encoding 30S ribosomal protein S6--L-glutamate ligase, with protein sequence MKLAILSRNTKLYSTRRLVEAAREQGHTVRTLDPLRCYMRIASDGFAMHYKGQSISGYHAVIPRIGASVTRYGTAVLRQFELMGSFTPNSSDAILRARDKLRSHQLLAAQGIGMPATVFGDNPDDTADLLSMLGPPPHVIKLNEGTQGAGVMLTEKLSASKGVIEALRGLYAQFLVQEFIPEAKGADLRCFVVGGKVVAAMKRQAPKGDFRSNLHRGGSARGAKATLAEQDAAIRAARVLGLGVAGVDLIRSNRGPLVLEVNASPGLEGIEDATGVDVAGAIVEYVAERHRRRMSKRAAAKDK encoded by the coding sequence ATGAAGCTCGCGATCCTGTCGCGCAACACCAAGCTGTACTCCACCCGGCGCCTGGTCGAGGCGGCCCGCGAGCAGGGCCACACGGTCCGTACGCTGGACCCGCTGCGCTGCTACATGCGCATCGCCAGCGACGGGTTCGCGATGCACTACAAGGGGCAGTCGATCTCCGGCTACCACGCGGTCATCCCACGCATCGGCGCCTCGGTTACGCGCTACGGCACCGCGGTGCTGCGCCAGTTCGAGCTGATGGGCAGCTTCACTCCCAACTCCTCCGACGCGATCCTGCGCGCACGCGACAAGCTGCGCAGCCACCAGTTGCTGGCCGCGCAGGGGATCGGCATGCCGGCCACGGTCTTTGGCGACAACCCGGACGACACCGCTGACCTGCTGTCGATGCTCGGCCCGCCACCGCATGTCATCAAGCTCAACGAGGGCACCCAGGGCGCCGGGGTGATGCTGACCGAGAAGCTGTCGGCGTCGAAGGGCGTCATCGAGGCCCTGCGGGGGCTGTATGCGCAGTTCCTGGTGCAGGAATTCATCCCCGAGGCCAAGGGCGCCGACCTGCGTTGTTTCGTCGTGGGCGGCAAGGTGGTTGCAGCGATGAAACGCCAAGCCCCCAAGGGTGACTTCCGCTCCAACCTGCATCGTGGCGGAAGCGCCCGTGGCGCCAAGGCGACCCTGGCGGAGCAGGATGCCGCCATCCGTGCCGCGCGCGTGCTGGGCCTGGGGGTTGCGGGCGTCGACCTGATCCGCTCCAACCGGGGGCCGCTGGTGCTGGAGGTCAACGCGTCGCCGGGACTGGAGGGGATCGAGGACGCGACCGGTGTGGACGTGGCCGGCGCGATCGTGGAGTACGTGGCCGAACGCCACCGGCGACGGATGTCCAAGCGTGCAGCTGCGAAAGACAAGTAA
- a CDS encoding response regulator transcription factor, translated as MRILVIEDNQDIAANLGDFLEDRGHTVDFAADGITGLHLAVVHDFDAIVLDLNLPGLDGLEVCRKLRNEARKQTPVLMLTARDSLDNKLAGFESGADDYLIKPFALQEVEVRLNALSRRGRGVQTRVLNAADLEYNLDTLEVRRQGKLLQLNPTALKILQALMEASPAVVTRQELETRVWGEELPDSDSLRVHIHGLRAVVDKPFETNLIQTRHGIGYRIAELDGGT; from the coding sequence ATGCGCATTCTCGTCATTGAAGACAACCAGGACATTGCCGCCAATCTGGGCGACTTCCTCGAAGACCGCGGCCACACCGTCGATTTCGCCGCCGACGGCATCACCGGCCTGCACCTGGCGGTCGTCCATGACTTCGATGCGATCGTCCTCGACCTCAACCTGCCCGGGCTCGACGGCCTGGAGGTCTGCCGGAAGCTGCGCAACGAGGCGCGCAAGCAGACCCCGGTGCTCATGCTGACCGCACGTGACAGCCTGGACAACAAGCTGGCGGGCTTCGAGTCGGGCGCCGACGACTACCTGATCAAGCCGTTCGCGCTGCAGGAGGTGGAGGTCCGGCTCAACGCGCTGTCGCGCCGCGGCCGCGGGGTGCAGACCCGCGTGCTCAACGCCGCCGACCTCGAATACAACCTCGACACACTGGAGGTGCGCCGGCAGGGCAAGCTGCTGCAGCTCAACCCGACCGCGCTGAAGATCCTGCAGGCGCTGATGGAAGCGTCGCCGGCGGTGGTCACCCGGCAGGAGCTGGAAACCCGGGTCTGGGGCGAGGAATTGCCCGACTCCGACTCGCTGCGCGTGCACATCCATGGCCTGCGCGCCGTGGTCGACAAGCCGTTCGAGACCAACCTGATCCAGACCCGCCATGGCATCGGTTACCGGATCGCCGAGCTCGATGGCGGAACCTGA
- a CDS encoding sensor histidine kinase: MAEPEAAEGATPSARRGKRYRRQLRSRIILAFVLLGFGLTALFAWATNWTRSRVENQLVEEMMNRNISEAARQFELDPANPEFPVDQIRAFVYTPDKFDSVRVNRPEWYGLSDGIVGMTGVDPETGEEFAYKLAVRKTPEAWFYLAYDMTQTVRAEQQFNRAIYGSVFLFTLLSLLVGWWAASRVMSPVSELALRLKQSGRSSEPESLAAHFPDDEVGQLAEALDDYAARLTEVVQRDREFNADVSHELRTPLSVIKGAAELLLSRPDIDDKTRARVHRIQRAEQQCTDLISALLLLSRNERGHGATDVAKIAEQLLDVHRTQVVGKSLELRMEGERGLVVDAPEAAVAVALGNLIGNAVKYTLEGEVVVRLLPRAVEVVDSGPGLSEEDAAQLFQRGYRGTHAGHTQGGGIGLSIVRRLCDLYGWDVRVRPGEVRGVVATLTFDRAGAGG, from the coding sequence ATGGCGGAACCTGAGGCAGCCGAGGGCGCGACGCCGTCGGCCCGTCGGGGGAAGCGCTACCGGCGGCAGCTGCGCAGCCGCATCATTCTCGCGTTCGTGCTGCTGGGCTTCGGCCTGACGGCGTTGTTCGCGTGGGCGACCAACTGGACCCGCAGCCGAGTCGAGAACCAGCTGGTCGAGGAGATGATGAATCGCAACATCTCCGAGGCGGCGCGCCAGTTCGAACTCGACCCTGCCAACCCCGAGTTTCCAGTCGATCAGATCCGTGCGTTCGTCTACACGCCCGACAAGTTCGACTCGGTCAGGGTGAACCGTCCCGAGTGGTACGGGTTGTCTGATGGGATCGTCGGCATGACCGGCGTGGATCCCGAGACCGGCGAGGAGTTCGCCTACAAGCTCGCGGTGCGCAAGACCCCCGAGGCCTGGTTCTACCTGGCCTACGACATGACGCAGACGGTGCGCGCCGAGCAGCAGTTCAACCGGGCCATCTACGGCTCGGTGTTCCTGTTCACCCTGCTGTCGCTGCTGGTCGGCTGGTGGGCCGCGTCACGCGTGATGAGTCCGGTGTCGGAACTGGCGCTGCGGCTCAAGCAGTCGGGGCGAAGTTCCGAGCCGGAGTCGCTGGCGGCGCATTTTCCCGACGATGAGGTCGGCCAGCTGGCCGAGGCGCTGGACGACTATGCCGCGCGGCTGACCGAAGTGGTGCAGCGCGACCGCGAGTTCAATGCCGACGTCAGCCACGAATTGCGCACGCCGCTGTCGGTGATCAAGGGCGCGGCAGAGCTGCTGCTGTCGCGCCCGGACATCGACGACAAGACCCGTGCCCGCGTGCATCGCATCCAGCGCGCCGAGCAGCAGTGCACCGACCTGATCAGCGCGTTGCTGCTACTGTCACGCAACGAGCGTGGCCACGGCGCCACGGACGTGGCGAAGATCGCCGAGCAGCTGCTCGACGTGCACCGCACCCAGGTCGTCGGCAAGTCGCTCGAGCTGCGGATGGAGGGCGAGCGCGGCCTGGTCGTGGACGCGCCCGAAGCCGCGGTGGCGGTCGCGCTCGGCAACCTGATCGGCAACGCGGTCAAGTACACGCTCGAAGGCGAGGTGGTGGTGCGACTGCTGCCGCGCGCGGTGGAGGTGGTCGACTCGGGCCCCGGCCTGAGCGAGGAGGATGCCGCCCAGCTGTTCCAGCGTGGTTATCGCGGCACCCACGCGGGGCATACCCAGGGCGGCGGCATCGGACTGTCGATCGTGCGTCGGCTGTGCGACCTCTACGGCTGGGACGTGCGGGTCCGGCCTGGCGAGGTACGGGGGGTGGTTGCGACCTTGACCTTCGACCGCGCGGGAGCCGGTGGCTGA
- a CDS encoding branched-chain amino acid transaminase yields the protein MQYPEWIWHNGAIKRWEEATTHVMAHALHYGSSVFEGIRCYETPSGPAIFRLTDHNTRLYASARIYEMPMPYGLDEINAACREVVRRNGLTRAYLRPFAFRGLGGFGLSADTPVEMSVGAWFMGPYLGPGALETGIDACVSSWQRFAPNTIPAGAKAGGNYLSGQLVAREARRLGFGEGIALASTGLLSEGAGENLFLVFNGTLHTTPVSAALLNGITRDSLIRLARDAGIEVVERDLPREYLYLCDELFMCGTAAEITPIRSVDGRQVGAGKPGPVTRRLQELFFGLFDGSTPDRHRWLEPLDA from the coding sequence ATGCAGTACCCCGAATGGATCTGGCACAACGGCGCGATCAAGCGCTGGGAAGAAGCAACGACCCACGTGATGGCGCACGCGCTCCATTACGGCTCGTCGGTGTTCGAAGGCATCCGTTGTTACGAGACTCCGTCCGGCCCGGCGATCTTCCGTCTGACCGACCACAACACCCGGCTCTACGCCTCGGCGCGGATCTATGAAATGCCGATGCCCTACGGGCTGGACGAGATCAACGCGGCCTGCCGCGAGGTGGTCCGCCGCAATGGCCTGACCCGCGCCTACCTGCGCCCGTTCGCGTTCCGCGGCCTCGGGGGTTTCGGGCTGTCGGCCGATACGCCGGTCGAAATGTCGGTGGGCGCGTGGTTCATGGGCCCCTACCTCGGGCCGGGGGCGCTGGAAACCGGCATCGACGCCTGCGTGTCCAGCTGGCAGCGGTTTGCCCCCAACACCATCCCGGCCGGTGCAAAGGCCGGCGGCAACTACCTGTCGGGCCAGCTCGTCGCCCGCGAGGCGCGCCGGCTGGGCTTTGGCGAAGGCATCGCGCTGGCCTCGACGGGACTGTTGTCGGAAGGCGCCGGCGAAAACCTGTTCCTCGTCTTCAACGGCACCCTGCACACGACGCCGGTGAGCGCCGCGCTCCTCAACGGCATCACCCGCGACTCGCTCATCCGGCTGGCGCGCGACGCCGGCATCGAGGTGGTCGAGCGGGACCTGCCGCGCGAATACCTGTACCTGTGCGACGAGCTGTTCATGTGCGGCACCGCGGCCGAGATCACCCCGATCCGTTCGGTCGATGGTCGACAGGTCGGCGCCGGCAAGCCCGGCCCGGTGACGCGCCGGCTGCAGGAATTGTTCTTCGGATTGTTCGACGGTTCCACGCCCGACCGCCATCGCTGGTTGGAACCGCTGGACGCCTGA
- a CDS encoding DUF4124 domain-containing protein: protein MTRIFLSLLLATLLAPPALLTASPASAQTRACVQPDGTPVYTDRACASVGAVERPASSTLPGNRRVYRGGCARNLQDLMFEMSTAIDARDANRLANVYHWAGMSGRNGYSTMDRLDEVVRRPLVDIVPVLPARAESWSGVQLAHAAIPSADGRTSTAPPAIDTAAAEVATLPPDPLDYHAPPARPVALRLVQTLEDGTTPAETVFQLHEHFGCLWIRG from the coding sequence ATGACCCGCATCTTCCTGTCCCTGCTGCTGGCGACATTGCTGGCACCTCCCGCCCTGCTGACGGCATCTCCGGCGTCGGCGCAGACCCGCGCGTGCGTCCAACCGGACGGCACTCCTGTCTACACCGACCGGGCCTGCGCCAGCGTCGGCGCGGTGGAGCGACCCGCCTCTTCCACCCTGCCCGGCAACCGGCGGGTCTACCGCGGCGGCTGCGCGCGGAACCTGCAGGACCTCATGTTCGAGATGTCGACGGCGATCGATGCGCGCGATGCCAACCGGTTGGCCAACGTCTACCACTGGGCGGGCATGTCGGGTCGCAACGGGTATTCGACGATGGACCGCCTCGACGAAGTGGTCCGGCGTCCACTGGTGGACATCGTGCCGGTGCTGCCGGCGCGCGCGGAGTCGTGGAGCGGCGTGCAGCTGGCCCATGCCGCGATCCCCTCGGCGGACGGCCGGACTTCGACTGCACCGCCGGCAATCGACACTGCCGCGGCCGAGGTAGCCACGCTGCCGCCTGATCCGCTGGACTACCACGCGCCGCCGGCGCGGCCGGTCGCCCTCCGGCTGGTGCAGACCCTCGAGGATGGCACCACGCCGGCCGAGACCGTGTTCCAGTTGCACGAGCATTTCGGCTGCCTCTGGATCCGGGGCTGA
- the metF gene encoding methylenetetrahydrofolate reductase [NAD(P)H] translates to MVPISFEFYPPKTEEQRSQLDRTAARLRDHAPDYVSVTFGAGGSTLSHTPESIQRLRGQHGYDAAPHITCMGGSREEIRGLLKLYRALGAKRLVTLRGDLPSGMVSPGDLRYASELVEFIRAETGDHFHIEVAAYPEMHPQARDSRADLEHFVRKVRAGANGAITQYFYNADAYFRFVDDIRAAGVEIPVVPGIMPISNFSQIRRFSDMCGAEIPRWIAQRMQSYGDDSTSVREFGAEVVAQLCRRLVDGGAPALHFYTLNLAKPTLNVLSRLG, encoded by the coding sequence ATGGTCCCCATCAGCTTCGAGTTCTATCCGCCCAAGACCGAGGAGCAGCGTTCGCAGCTGGACCGCACCGCGGCGCGGCTGCGCGACCACGCGCCCGACTACGTCAGCGTGACCTTCGGCGCCGGCGGCTCCACCCTCAGCCACACGCCCGAGTCGATCCAGCGCCTGCGTGGCCAGCACGGCTACGACGCGGCGCCACACATCACGTGCATGGGCGGCTCGAGGGAGGAGATCCGCGGCCTGCTGAAGCTCTACCGCGCGCTCGGCGCCAAGCGCCTGGTGACGCTGCGGGGCGACCTGCCGTCGGGCATGGTCAGCCCGGGCGACCTGCGCTACGCGAGCGAGCTGGTCGAGTTCATCCGCGCCGAAACCGGTGACCACTTCCACATCGAAGTGGCCGCCTACCCCGAGATGCACCCGCAGGCGCGCGACTCGCGTGCCGACCTGGAGCACTTCGTCCGCAAGGTGCGCGCGGGCGCCAACGGGGCGATCACCCAGTACTTCTACAACGCCGATGCGTACTTCCGCTTTGTCGACGACATCCGCGCGGCCGGTGTCGAAATCCCGGTCGTGCCGGGGATCATGCCGATCTCGAACTTCAGCCAGATCCGGCGGTTTTCGGACATGTGCGGCGCCGAGATCCCGCGCTGGATCGCCCAACGCATGCAGTCCTATGGCGACGATTCCACCAGCGTCCGTGAGTTCGGCGCGGAAGTGGTCGCCCAGCTGTGCCGCCGGCTGGTGGATGGCGGCGCGCCGGCGCTGCACTTCTACACGTTGAACCTGGCGAAACCGACGCTGAACGTACTGTCCCGGTTGGGTTGA